From one Gracilinanus agilis isolate LMUSP501 chromosome 5, AgileGrace, whole genome shotgun sequence genomic stretch:
- the NRIP2 gene encoding nuclear receptor-interacting protein 2, with product MSATGQKAGRSDGNRNRREQETELRDRAKQSQERRLKQATQFVHKDSADLLPLDSLKRLGTSKDPQPHSVIQRRLMEGNLNQFLGESPLAWGPVQEADSGKKTSRKETPTLLVHCKCQDQVLRVAVDTGTQHNQISARCLSRLGLGEGTLKAPGGKKAPGPLTHVEQLELQLGQETVACSAQVVDDESPEFCLGLQTLISLKCCIDLEHGVLRLKSPCPELPFLPFHQEPGQ from the exons ATGAGCGCCACTGGACAGAAGGCTGGAAGGAGTGATGGCAACAGAAATCGGAGGGAGCAGGAAACTGAGCTACGGGACAGAGCCAAGCAGAGCCAGGAGCGGCGGCTCAAACAGGCTACCCAGTTCGTACACAAAGACTCTGCCGACCTCCTCCCATTGGACAGTCTCAAGAGGCTTGGCACCTCCAAGGATCCG CAGCCACACAGTGTGATCCAGCGTCGCCTGATGGAGGGGAACCTGAACCAGTTTCTGGGGGAGTCCCCCTTGGCTTGGGGCCCAGTTCAGGAAGCCGATAGTGGTAAGAAGACCAGCAGAAAGGAGACCCCaactcttcttgttcattgcAAG TGCCAGGACCAGGTATTAAGAGTGGCGGTGGATACAGGAACCCAGCACAACCAAATCTCTGCTAGATGCCTCAGTCGTCTTGG GCTAGGGGAGGGGACCCTAAAAGCCCCAGGTGGGAAAAAGGCTCCTGGTCCCCTGACCCATGTGGAGCAGCTGGAGCTACAGTTAGGGCAAGAGACTGTGGCATGCTCAGCTCAAGTGGTTG ATGATGAGAGTCCTGAATTTTGCCTGGGACTACAGACCCTGATATCTCTTAAG TGCTGTATTGACCTGGAGCATGGTGTACTACGGCTGAAATCCCCATGCCCAGAACTACCATTCCTGCCTTTCCATCAGGAGCCTGGCCAGTGA
- the ITFG2 gene encoding KICSTOR complex protein ITFG2: MRSVSYVQRVTLEFSGSLFPHAICLGDVDNDGLNELVVGDTGGKLSVYKNDDTRPWITCSCQGMLTCVGVGDVCNKGKNLVVAVSAEGWFHLFDLMPAKAPEASGHHDALVGEEHRPVFKQHIPANTKVMLISDIDGDGRCELVVGYTDRVVRAFRWEDAGDAGEHVTGQLVALKKWLLEGQVDNLSVTLGPQGTPELMVSQPGCAYAILLCTWNKGPLPVPEESKRCDSGSRETTALRDVILHQTSGRIHNKNVSTHLIGNIRHSRSDDSSGSSLFALCTLDGTLKLMEGADKLLWSVQVDHQLFALEKLDVTGNGSEEVVACAWDGQTYIIDHNRTVARFQVDENVRAFCAGLYACKGGQNSPCLVYVTFNQKIYIYWDVLLERMESTNLVKVLEAEPEYRGLLQELGVDPDDLPAVRGLIHQTLYYLEESQPDNPSSNPEPS, translated from the exons TTGAATGAGCTGGTGGTAGGAGACACTGGTGGGAAGTTGTCAGTCTACAAGAATGATGACACCCGGCCGTGGATCACCTGTTCCTGCCAGGGAATG CTTACCTGTGTTGGGGTCGGAGACGTATGTAACAAGGGAAAG AACCTGGTGGTGGCCGTAAGTGCCGAGGGCTGGTTTCACCTGTTTGACCTGATGCCAGCCAAGGCTCCAGAGGCCTCTGGGCACCACGACGCGCTGGTGGGCGAGGAGCATCGACCGGTCTTCAAGCAGCACATCCCTGCCAACACCAAAGTCATGCTGATCAGCGATATCG ATGGGGACGGCCGCTGTGAACTCGTGGTGGGCTACACGGACCGGGTGGTCAGGGCCTTCCGATGGGAGGATGCTGGGGACGCCGGGGAGCATGTGACCGGACAACTGGTTGCCCTTAAGAAATGGCTTCTGGAGGGACAG GTAGACAACCTGTCCGTGACGCTGGGACCTCAGGGAACCCCTGAACTGATGGTATCCCAGCCAGGCTGTGCTTATGCCATTCTGCTGTGTACCTGGAATAAGGGACCCCTGCCTGTCCCTGAGGAGAGTAAGAGGTGTGATTCGGGGAGCAGAG AGACCACTGCTCTCCGGGATGTCATCCTACACCAGACATCTGGCCGGATCCACAATAAAAATGTCTCTACCCACCTCATTGGCAACATCAGGCACa GCCGAAGCGATGACAGCAGTGGCTCGAGTCTCTTTGCCCTCTGCACCCTTGATG GAACTCTAAAGCTCATGGAGGGAGCAGATAAGCTACTATGGTCAGTACAGGTGGACCACCAACTTTTTGCCCTAGAAAAACTGGATGTTACG GGCAATGGAAGTGAGGAGGTAGTGGCATGTGCCTGGGATGGACAGACATACATCATTGATCACAACCGAACTGTGGCTCGATTCCAGGTTGATGAGAATGTCCGTGCCTTTTGTGCAG GCCTATATGCCTGCAAAGGAGGTCAGAACAGCCCCTGCTTAGTGTATGTGACCTTCAACCAGAAGATTTATATATACTGGGACGTGCTGCTTGAGCGAATGGAGTCCACCAATCTGGTGAAGGTGCTGGAGGCTGAGCCCGAGTACCGGGGCCTACTACAGGAGCTGGGTGTGG ATCCTGATGACCTCCCTGCAGTCCGAGGACTGATCCATCAGACACTTTACTATCTGGAAGAATCCCAGCCAGACAATCCTTCAAGCAACCCAGAGCCTTCCTAA